A section of the Meles meles chromosome 8, mMelMel3.1 paternal haplotype, whole genome shotgun sequence genome encodes:
- the SPTY2D1OS gene encoding putative transmembrane protein SPTY2D1OS, whose translation MIVLGWMLFVGLACYMGTFPEFMPPTLKWKEKWSVQEDKTRLRSQTLDEDLQNHVEGI comes from the exons ATGATTGTACTTGGCTGGATGCTTTTTGTTGGACTTGCATGTTACATGGGCACATTTCCGGAGTTCATG CCTCCAACTCTGAAGTGGAAAGAGAAGTGGTCTGTTCAGGAGGACAAGACACGGCTGAGGAGCCAGACTTTGGATGAAGACCTGCA GAACCATGTGGAAGGGATATAA